One genomic window of Vibrio mangrovi includes the following:
- a CDS encoding DMT family transporter: MLSQEIVRTAIILLILGNLAASLSDVAVKALDGSVSPFQYMFLRQLLSVVLTTPFWLFQPKEKRVLTHFGITLIRSHLILIGSGCMVVAITYLSLATANAVFYAAPLLMLPLSIWLLREYPTRSKVLKTLIGFCGVLIVLRPSQFHWAALFALGTAITLALFQILVRKLPTQQTLPTTLFWTSLFSLPVAAVLAFYDWHTLDIRAVGWIGISAMMVLAYNGLAVAAYRLAPANQIAIAEYSGLILVILLGWGCFGEIPTTLSIIGIGLIVIPLMSFRSIRSLFRLYLLRPKPPLDKRKNITD, encoded by the coding sequence ATGCTGTCTCAGGAAATCGTCCGGACGGCAATCATTTTACTGATACTGGGAAATCTGGCGGCTTCATTATCAGACGTTGCCGTCAAAGCATTAGATGGCAGCGTCTCTCCATTTCAGTATATGTTTTTGCGCCAGCTTTTGTCCGTTGTACTTACTACGCCTTTCTGGTTATTTCAACCCAAAGAGAAGCGAGTACTGACTCACTTCGGAATTACCCTCATCCGCAGTCATCTGATCTTAATCGGAAGCGGATGCATGGTGGTCGCAATTACCTATCTTTCACTTGCCACTGCCAATGCTGTATTCTACGCAGCACCGCTCCTGATGTTACCGCTTTCGATCTGGTTACTCAGAGAATATCCGACCCGGAGTAAAGTGCTGAAAACCCTGATAGGGTTTTGTGGTGTTCTCATTGTATTGCGCCCCTCTCAGTTTCACTGGGCGGCTCTTTTTGCTTTGGGTACAGCAATTACACTGGCATTGTTTCAGATATTGGTTCGTAAATTACCGACTCAGCAAACACTTCCCACAACCCTATTCTGGACAAGTTTATTTTCTCTACCGGTTGCCGCTGTTCTGGCCTTTTATGACTGGCATACACTCGATATCCGAGCTGTTGGCTGGATTGGAATCAGTGCAATGATGGTTCTGGCTTACAACGGACTGGCTGTGGCTGCATACCGGCTCGCACCCGCTAATCAGATAGCTATTGCCGAATATTCAGGACTGATACTTGTCATCTTACTGGGCTGGGGCTGCTTTGGTGAAATACCAACAACACTCTCGATCATAGGAATAGGACTCATCGTTATTCCTCTGATGTCCTTCCGCTCAATTCGTTCATTGTTCAGACTCTATTTGCTACGTCCAAAGCCGCCACTGGATAAACGGAAAAACATCACCGACTGA
- a CDS encoding OapA family protein codes for MNRRQEKKVQGGYLAVIQSKWSAINFQQSFQQVVRQCRRVWCELPKLHQRLLMILAPVVILLVLIPWPKEEQIASELPVGDQRVALDLDPNSLQEPSAPVASPKPASEPRTTTWVTYTVQNGDTLSKVFRANDLSLADLNALVQVEGLDKPLSNIKPGQLIRYKLTTKGQLDILQLEQKDQSVMFFRLSSGGFGRSK; via the coding sequence GTGAATCGCCGACAGGAAAAAAAGGTGCAAGGTGGCTATCTTGCCGTTATTCAGAGCAAGTGGTCAGCTATAAATTTCCAGCAGTCATTTCAGCAGGTTGTCAGACAGTGTCGTCGGGTATGGTGTGAGCTGCCGAAGTTACATCAACGTTTACTGATGATTCTGGCTCCAGTTGTCATTCTCCTTGTCCTGATCCCGTGGCCGAAGGAAGAACAAATTGCTTCTGAGCTGCCTGTTGGAGATCAGCGTGTTGCGTTGGATCTGGACCCAAATAGCTTACAGGAACCTTCCGCACCAGTCGCATCCCCGAAACCAGCCTCTGAACCTCGCACAACAACGTGGGTTACCTACACGGTACAAAATGGTGACACGCTTTCTAAAGTCTTCCGCGCGAATGATTTATCATTGGCTGATCTGAATGCATTGGTTCAGGTCGAAGGTTTGGATAAGCCACTCAGTAACATTAAACCGGGGCAACTGATTCGTTATAAGCTGACGACCAAAGGGCAGTTAGATATTTTACAACTGGAGCAGAAAGATCAGTCGGTGATGTTTTTCCGTTTATCCAGTGGCGGCTTTGGACGTAGCAAATAG
- a CDS encoding FKBP-type peptidyl-prolyl cis-trans isomerase: protein MSDVQLETNEQKASYGIGLQMGQQLAGSGLEGLSVDAIAAGIATALTGDMPAIEIDEINQALQAVHAKAQEARDAVAKVAAADGEAFLKDNALRPEVTVLESGLQYEVITEGSGDVPTSDKTVRVHYHGELTDGTVFDSSVSRGQPVEFPVTGVIKGWVEALQIMPVGSKWKLYIPQDLAYGERGAGAAIPPYAALVFEVELLDIL, encoded by the coding sequence ATGTCTGACGTACAACTTGAAACAAATGAACAAAAGGCAAGCTACGGTATTGGTTTGCAAATGGGCCAACAGCTTGCTGGCAGTGGCTTAGAAGGACTGAGCGTCGATGCTATTGCTGCCGGAATTGCGACAGCATTAACTGGTGATATGCCAGCAATCGAAATCGATGAAATTAATCAGGCACTGCAAGCCGTACACGCAAAGGCGCAAGAAGCACGTGATGCAGTTGCAAAAGTAGCAGCAGCCGATGGTGAAGCATTCCTGAAAGACAATGCGCTACGCCCTGAAGTTACTGTATTAGAATCCGGTCTCCAATATGAAGTCATCACTGAAGGATCGGGTGACGTACCTACCTCAGATAAAACTGTTCGAGTACATTACCATGGTGAGCTGACTGACGGCACAGTATTCGATAGTTCTGTTTCACGTGGCCAGCCAGTTGAATTCCCGGTAACAGGAGTTATCAAAGGTTGGGTTGAAGCACTGCAAATCATGCCTGTCGGTTCAAAGTGGAAACTTTATATTCCTCAGGATCTTGCTTATGGTGAACGCGGCGCAGGTGCTGCTATTCCTCCATATGCTGCACTTGTCTTTGAAGTCGAACTTCTCGACATTCTGTAA
- a CDS encoding DUF2780 domain-containing protein encodes MTTTRTLIWALMLSATLTAPGYASFTLGGNTENLTSTIGKTLGLTESNSTLISQVTKQLPVSGQQATGGVGALLSLAQNQLSDENNTELNQLVPGIEHLSDLNQSGIQNGLSEINDMNAVTSTFKQLGLSPDMVSQFVPLILKYLTTQGASDGLLSSLTSLWQS; translated from the coding sequence ATGACCACAACACGCACTCTGATATGGGCGCTGATGTTAAGTGCCACACTCACAGCCCCAGGTTACGCTTCTTTCACACTCGGTGGTAACACAGAAAATCTCACAAGCACCATAGGAAAAACTCTTGGACTCACGGAAAGTAATTCAACTCTGATTTCACAGGTAACCAAACAGCTTCCCGTCTCCGGCCAACAGGCAACCGGTGGTGTCGGTGCATTATTATCACTAGCTCAGAATCAACTATCTGATGAGAATAATACCGAGCTCAATCAACTTGTCCCCGGAATAGAACATTTGTCGGATCTGAACCAGTCTGGAATTCAGAATGGGCTATCAGAAATTAACGATATGAATGCGGTCACCAGCACTTTTAAACAACTGGGATTGAGTCCCGACATGGTGTCACAATTCGTACCATTGATCTTAAAATACCTAACCACTCAGGGAGCAAGCGACGGACTACTCAGTTCACTCACCAGCTTATGGCAGAGTTAA
- the rplQ gene encoding 50S ribosomal protein L17, whose translation MRHRKSGRQLNRNSSHRKAMFSNMASSLVRHEVIKTTLPKAKELRRVVEPLITLAKTDSVANRRLAFARTRDNEVVAKLFNELGPRFAARQGGYTRILKCGFRAGDKAPMAYIELVDRPEAVEAAE comes from the coding sequence ATGCGCCATCGTAAGAGTGGTCGTCAACTCAACCGCAACAGCAGTCATCGCAAAGCGATGTTCAGCAACATGGCTAGCTCTCTGGTACGTCATGAAGTTATCAAGACTACTTTGCCAAAAGCTAAAGAGCTACGTCGCGTAGTTGAGCCTTTGATTACACTAGCTAAGACAGACAGTGTTGCTAACCGTCGTCTGGCATTTGCACGCACTCGTGATAACGAAGTTGTTGCAAAACTATTTAACGAACTTGGTCCACGTTTCGCTGCACGTCAAGGTGGCTACACTCGAATTCTGAAGTGTGGTTTCCGTGCAGGTGATAAAGCTCCAATGGCTTACATTGAGCTTGTTGATCGCCCAGAAGCTGTTGAAGCTGCTGAGTAA
- a CDS encoding DNA-directed RNA polymerase subunit alpha encodes MQGSVTEFLKPRLVDIEQISTTHAKVTLEPLERGFGHTLGNALRRILLSSMPGCAVTEVEIEGVLHEYSTKEGVQEDILEILLNLKGLAVRVAEGKDEVFITLNKSGSGPVVAGDITHDGDVEIVNPEHVICHLTDDNAEVAMRIKVQRGRGYVPASARIHTDEDDRPIGRLLVDATYSPVDKIAYTVEAARVEQRTDLDKLVIDMETNGTIEPEEAIRRAATILAEQLDAFVDLRDVRVPEEKEEKPEFDPILLRPVDDLELTVRSANCLKAEAIHYIGDLVQRTEVELLKTPNLGKKSLTEIKDVLASRGLSLGMRLENWPPASIAED; translated from the coding sequence ATGCAGGGTTCTGTAACAGAATTTCTTAAGCCACGTCTTGTTGATATTGAACAGATCAGCACGACACACGCAAAAGTAACTCTTGAGCCGTTAGAGCGTGGTTTCGGCCATACTCTGGGTAATGCACTTCGCCGAATTCTTCTTTCGTCTATGCCTGGTTGCGCAGTGACTGAAGTTGAAATTGAAGGCGTACTACACGAGTACAGCACCAAAGAAGGTGTTCAAGAGGATATCCTAGAAATCCTTCTGAACCTGAAGGGTTTGGCTGTTCGCGTTGCCGAAGGCAAAGATGAAGTGTTCATTACACTAAACAAATCAGGCTCGGGCCCTGTTGTTGCAGGTGACATCACTCATGATGGTGATGTTGAGATCGTAAACCCTGAGCACGTTATTTGTCATCTTACCGATGACAATGCTGAGGTCGCAATGCGCATCAAGGTTCAACGTGGTCGTGGTTATGTTCCGGCTTCTGCTCGTATTCATACAGATGAAGATGATCGTCCTATTGGTCGTTTGCTTGTTGATGCTACCTACAGTCCGGTTGATAAAATCGCCTATACTGTAGAAGCAGCACGTGTTGAGCAGCGTACTGATTTGGACAAGCTCGTCATCGATATGGAGACAAATGGCACAATCGAACCTGAGGAAGCTATCCGTCGTGCAGCAACAATTCTTGCTGAACAACTGGATGCATTCGTAGATCTACGTGATGTACGAGTTCCTGAGGAGAAAGAAGAGAAGCCTGAATTCGATCCGATCCTATTGCGTCCTGTAGACGATCTTGAACTAACAGTTCGCTCTGCTAACTGTTTGAAAGCAGAAGCGATTCACTACATCGGTGATCTAGTACAGCGTACTGAGGTGGAACTACTCAAAACACCTAACCTTGGTAAAAAATCTCTTACAGAGATTAAAGACGTGCTTGCATCTCGTGGTCTTTCTCTGGGTATGCGCCTGGAAAACTGGCCGCCAGCATCTATCGCTGAAGATTAA
- the rpsD gene encoding 30S ribosomal protein S4 yields MARYLGPKLKLSRREGTDLFLKSGIRAIDTKCKIDNAPGVHGARRGRLSDYGVQLREKQKVRRMYGVLEKQFRNYYKEAARLKGNTGENLLQLLEGRLDNVVYRMGFGATRSEARQLVSHKAILVNGKVVNIPSFNVTANDVVAVREKAKKQSRITAALEVAEQREKPTWIEVDGSKMEGTFKRLPERSDLSADINEQLIVELYSK; encoded by the coding sequence ATGGCAAGATATTTGGGTCCTAAGCTGAAGCTTAGCCGCCGCGAAGGTACTGACTTGTTCCTTAAGTCAGGTATTCGTGCGATAGATACCAAGTGTAAAATCGATAACGCACCAGGTGTACACGGCGCTCGTCGCGGTCGTCTATCTGATTATGGCGTTCAGCTTCGTGAGAAGCAAAAAGTTCGTCGTATGTACGGCGTTCTGGAAAAACAATTCCGTAACTACTATAAAGAAGCTGCCCGTTTAAAAGGCAACACCGGTGAAAACCTACTTCAGCTTCTTGAAGGTCGTTTGGATAATGTTGTTTACCGTATGGGCTTTGGCGCAACTCGCTCAGAAGCACGTCAGTTAGTTAGCCACAAGGCTATTCTGGTAAACGGTAAAGTAGTAAACATTCCTTCTTTCAATGTTACGGCAAACGACGTTGTTGCAGTGCGTGAGAAAGCGAAAAAGCAATCTCGTATCACAGCAGCTCTAGAAGTTGCAGAACAACGCGAAAAACCAACTTGGATTGAAGTGGATGGCAGCAAAATGGAAGGTACGTTCAAGCGATTGCCAGAGCGTTCAGATCTATCAGCTGACATCAACGAACAATTGATCGTCGAGCTTTACTCTAAGTAA
- the rpsK gene encoding 30S ribosomal protein S11, translating to MAKQPTRARKRVRKQVADGVAHIHASFNNTIVTITDRQGNALAWATAGGSGFRGSRKSTPFAAQVAAERCAEMAKEYGLKNLEVMVKGPGPGRESTVRALNAAGFRITNIVDATPIPHNGCRPPKKRRV from the coding sequence ATGGCTAAACAACCAACTCGCGCACGTAAGCGCGTACGCAAGCAAGTCGCAGATGGCGTGGCGCATATCCATGCATCTTTTAACAACACAATCGTAACCATTACTGATCGTCAAGGTAACGCTCTGGCTTGGGCTACTGCTGGCGGTTCTGGTTTCCGTGGTTCTCGTAAGTCTACTCCGTTTGCCGCACAGGTCGCTGCAGAGCGTTGTGCTGAAATGGCTAAAGAGTATGGCCTTAAGAATCTGGAAGTTATGGTGAAGGGTCCAGGTCCAGGTCGTGAATCAACTGTTCGCGCACTGAACGCTGCTGGTTTCCGTATCACAAACATTGTTGATGCGACACCAATCCCTCATAACGGTTGTCGTCCACCTAAGAAACGTCGCGTATAA
- the rpsM gene encoding 30S ribosomal protein S13, which translates to MARIAGINIPDHKHAVIALTAIYGIGKTRSQAILAELGIAESVKISELTEEQIDQLRDGVAKYTVEGDLRREVSMNIKRLMDLGCYRGLRHRRSLPLRGQRTKTNARTRKGPRKPIKK; encoded by the coding sequence GTGGCCCGTATAGCAGGCATTAACATTCCTGATCACAAACATGCTGTAATTGCATTAACTGCAATCTATGGCATCGGTAAGACTCGTTCACAAGCTATCTTGGCTGAACTGGGTATTGCTGAAAGTGTTAAGATCAGTGAACTAACTGAAGAGCAGATCGATCAACTGCGTGATGGTGTAGCTAAATACACTGTAGAAGGTGATCTACGTCGTGAAGTATCTATGAACATCAAGCGTCTGATGGACCTTGGTTGTTATCGTGGTCTTCGTCATCGTCGCAGTCTACCTCTACGTGGACAGCGTACTAAAACCAACGCTCGCACCCGTAAGGGTCCGCGTAAGCCGATCAAGAAATAA
- the rpmJ gene encoding 50S ribosomal protein L36, which produces MKVRASVKKICRNCKVIKRNGVVRVICSEPKHKQRQG; this is translated from the coding sequence ATGAAAGTTCGTGCTTCCGTTAAAAAAATCTGCCGTAACTGTAAAGTTATCAAGCGTAACGGTGTTGTTCGCGTGATTTGCAGTGAGCCAAAGCATAAGCAACGCCAAGGCTAA
- the secY gene encoding preprotein translocase subunit SecY, which translates to MAKKPGQDFRSAQSGLSELKSRLLFVLGALLVFRAGSFVPIPGIDAAVLADLFEQQKGTIVEMFNMFSGGALSRASILALGIMPYISASIVVQLLTVVHPALAELKKEGEAGRRKISQYTRYGTLVLATFQALGIATGLPNMVSNLVVIDQTMFTFIATVSLVTGTMFLMWLGEQITERGIGNGISLLIFAGIVAGLPNAIGQTIEQARQGELHVLLLLLIAVISFAVIYFVVFMERGQRRIVVNYAKRQQGRKVFAAQSTHLPLKINMAGVIPAIFASSIILFPGTLAQWFGNSGGEGSAFSWLTKVSLALSPGQPLYVILYAVAIIFFCFFYTALVFNPRETADNLKKSGAFVPGIRPGEQTARYIDKVMTRLTLAGALYITFICLIPQFMMVAWNVRFYFGGTSLLIVVVVIMDFMAQVQTHMMSSQYDSVLKKANLKGYGR; encoded by the coding sequence ATGGCTAAGAAACCAGGACAAGATTTTCGTAGTGCTCAGAGCGGCTTAAGTGAATTGAAGTCGCGCTTGTTATTCGTACTAGGTGCGCTTCTCGTATTCCGAGCTGGCTCTTTTGTGCCGATTCCTGGTATTGACGCAGCTGTACTAGCCGATTTGTTCGAACAGCAAAAAGGGACCATCGTAGAAATGTTTAACATGTTCTCCGGTGGTGCTCTTTCGCGTGCATCTATATTAGCTCTGGGAATCATGCCGTATATCTCGGCATCGATTGTAGTCCAGTTGCTAACTGTAGTTCATCCCGCGTTAGCTGAGCTCAAGAAAGAGGGCGAAGCAGGGCGTCGTAAGATTAGCCAATATACGCGTTACGGCACGCTTGTACTTGCAACATTCCAAGCTTTGGGAATTGCGACAGGACTACCAAACATGGTCTCAAATCTGGTTGTTATCGACCAAACCATGTTTACGTTTATCGCAACAGTGAGTCTAGTAACCGGTACCATGTTCCTGATGTGGTTAGGTGAACAGATTACAGAGCGGGGAATTGGTAATGGTATTTCATTGCTAATTTTTGCAGGTATTGTTGCTGGTTTGCCAAATGCAATCGGACAAACGATTGAGCAAGCGCGTCAAGGTGAATTGCATGTGCTTCTTCTATTATTGATTGCGGTAATCTCGTTTGCTGTGATTTATTTTGTTGTCTTTATGGAGCGTGGTCAGCGTCGTATCGTTGTTAACTACGCAAAACGCCAGCAAGGACGAAAAGTTTTCGCAGCACAAAGCACCCATTTGCCATTAAAAATTAATATGGCGGGGGTGATTCCTGCAATTTTTGCATCTAGTATTATTTTGTTCCCCGGAACATTAGCACAATGGTTTGGCAATAGTGGTGGTGAAGGTTCAGCGTTTAGCTGGCTGACGAAAGTGTCTTTGGCACTAAGCCCTGGTCAACCGTTGTATGTAATACTTTATGCTGTTGCAATTATCTTTTTCTGTTTCTTCTATACAGCGTTGGTATTTAACCCACGTGAAACAGCAGATAATTTGAAGAAGTCTGGTGCGTTCGTACCCGGTATCCGCCCAGGTGAGCAGACTGCAAGATACATTGATAAAGTGATGACGCGTTTAACCTTAGCTGGTGCGCTATATATTACCTTTATCTGTCTGATCCCTCAGTTCATGATGGTCGCTTGGAACGTACGTTTCTATTTCGGCGGCACCTCACTACTGATTGTAGTTGTGGTTATTATGGACTTTATGGCACAGGTACAGACTCATATGATGTCAAGTCAATATGATTCTGTGTTGAAAAAAGCAAATCTGAAAGGCTACGGCCGTTAA
- the rplO gene encoding 50S ribosomal protein L15 yields MRLNTLSPAAGSKPSKKRLGRGIGSGLGKTGGRGHKGQKSRSGGKVRAGFEGGQMPLKQRLPKFGFTSRKSLVSAEVRLSELAKVTSEVVDLNSLKAANVVTKNIENVKIVLSGEINKAVTVKGLRVTKGAKAAIEAAGGKIEE; encoded by the coding sequence ATGCGTTTGAATACTCTATCTCCGGCTGCGGGTTCTAAGCCTTCTAAGAAGCGTTTAGGTCGTGGTATCGGTTCAGGCCTTGGTAAAACCGGTGGCCGTGGCCACAAAGGTCAAAAATCACGTTCTGGCGGTAAAGTTCGTGCAGGTTTTGAAGGTGGTCAAATGCCTTTGAAACAACGCTTGCCAAAATTCGGTTTCACTTCTCGTAAGAGTTTAGTGTCTGCTGAAGTTCGTCTAAGTGAATTAGCGAAAGTAACAAGCGAAGTTGTTGATCTGAATAGCCTGAAAGCGGCAAATGTTGTGACTAAAAACATTGAGAATGTGAAAATCGTTCTTTCTGGAGAGATCAACAAAGCTGTTACAGTGAAAGGTCTACGCGTAACTAAAGGCGCTAAAGCTGCAATCGAAGCTGCAGGCGGAAAAATCGAGGAATAA
- the rpmD gene encoding 50S ribosomal protein L30: MATIKVTQTKSSIGRLPKHKATLRGLGLRRINHTVELEDTPCVRGMINQVQYMVKVEE; encoded by the coding sequence ATGGCAACTATTAAAGTAACTCAAACTAAAAGCTCAATTGGTCGCCTGCCAAAGCATAAAGCTACCTTGCGTGGTCTAGGCCTTCGTCGTATCAACCACACTGTTGAACTTGAAGATACTCCGTGCGTGCGCGGTATGATCAATCAGGTTCAATACATGGTTAAAGTTGAGGAGTAA
- the rpsE gene encoding 30S ribosomal protein S5, producing MAKELQQANDLQEKLIAVNRVSKTVKGGRIMSFTALTVVGDGNGRVGFGYGKAREVPAAIQKAMEKARRNMVTIALNEGTLHHAVKGRHSGSKVYMQPAAEGTGVIAGGAMRAVLEVAGVHNVLSKAYGSTNPINIVRATIDALGSMKSPEMVAAKRGLTVEAISE from the coding sequence ATGGCTAAAGAATTACAACAAGCGAATGATTTGCAAGAAAAGCTAATCGCCGTTAACCGTGTTTCTAAGACGGTTAAAGGTGGTCGAATCATGAGCTTTACTGCGCTGACAGTTGTTGGTGACGGTAATGGTCGTGTAGGTTTCGGTTACGGTAAAGCCCGTGAAGTACCTGCTGCGATTCAAAAAGCAATGGAAAAAGCGCGTCGTAACATGGTTACTATCGCGTTGAACGAAGGTACTCTTCACCACGCGGTGAAAGGTCGTCATTCGGGCTCTAAAGTTTACATGCAGCCAGCTGCAGAAGGTACAGGTGTTATCGCCGGTGGTGCGATGCGTGCTGTACTTGAAGTTGCAGGTGTACATAACGTTTTGTCAAAAGCGTATGGCTCAACAAACCCAATCAACATCGTTCGTGCAACGATTGATGCATTGGGCAGTATGAAGTCACCAGAAATGGTTGCAGCTAAACGTGGTCTAACTGTTGAAGCGATTTCGGAGTGA
- the rplR gene encoding 50S ribosomal protein L18, translating into MDKKASRIRRATRARRKIAELGATRLVVHRTPRHVYAQVIASNGSVVIAAASTVEKAIREQVKYTGNIEAAQAVGKAIAERALEKGVSEVAFDRSGFQYHGRVAALAESAREAGLKF; encoded by the coding sequence ATGGATAAGAAAGCATCTCGCATCCGTCGTGCCACTCGTGCACGTCGTAAGATTGCAGAACTGGGTGCCACTCGCCTAGTTGTACACCGTACTCCTCGTCACGTGTACGCTCAGGTTATCGCATCTAACGGCTCTGTGGTTATCGCTGCAGCTTCTACTGTAGAAAAAGCGATCCGTGAGCAAGTGAAATACACTGGAAACATCGAAGCAGCACAAGCAGTAGGTAAAGCTATTGCTGAACGCGCTCTGGAAAAAGGCGTGTCAGAAGTTGCTTTTGATCGTTCCGGTTTCCAATACCACGGTCGAGTAGCGGCGCTGGCAGAATCTGCTCGCGAAGCTGGTCTGAAATTCTAA
- the rplF gene encoding 50S ribosomal protein L6, giving the protein MSRVAKAPVAIPAGVEVKLNGQEITVKGAKGELTRVVNNAVVIAQEENNLTFGPREGVANAWAQAGTARALVNNMVVGVTEGFTKKLTLKGVGYRASMKGNAVALTLGFSHPVEHELPSGIKAECPSQTEIVITGCDKQLVGQVAADIRAYREPEPYKGKGVRYADENVRTKEAKKK; this is encoded by the coding sequence ATGTCTCGTGTTGCTAAAGCACCTGTCGCTATTCCAGCTGGCGTAGAGGTGAAATTAAACGGCCAAGAGATCACTGTAAAAGGTGCCAAGGGTGAACTGACTCGCGTAGTAAATAACGCAGTTGTGATCGCTCAGGAAGAAAATAACCTGACCTTCGGTCCTCGTGAAGGTGTTGCTAATGCTTGGGCACAGGCAGGTACTGCACGTGCACTAGTAAACAACATGGTTGTCGGTGTAACGGAAGGCTTTACGAAGAAGCTCACTCTTAAAGGTGTTGGTTACCGTGCCTCAATGAAAGGCAATGCTGTAGCTCTGACACTGGGTTTCTCTCACCCTGTTGAGCATGAATTGCCATCAGGAATTAAAGCAGAATGTCCAAGCCAAACTGAAATTGTCATCACTGGTTGTGATAAACAGCTTGTGGGTCAAGTTGCGGCTGATATTCGTGCTTACCGTGAGCCTGAACCTTACAAAGGTAAGGGTGTTCGTTACGCAGATGAAAATGTGCGTACTAAAGAAGCTAAGAAGAAGTAA
- the rpsH gene encoding 30S ribosomal protein S8 produces the protein MSMQDPISDMLTRIRNGQAANKVAVKMPSSKLKVAIAALLKAEGYIEDFAVEGDVKPELEVTLKYFQAKPVIEQIQRVSRPGLRVYKRKDELPSVMGGLGVAVVSTSKGLMSDRAARKAGLGGEIICYVA, from the coding sequence ATGAGCATGCAAGATCCGATTTCGGATATGCTGACCCGTATTCGTAACGGTCAGGCAGCAAACAAAGTTGCTGTAAAAATGCCTTCTTCAAAGCTGAAAGTTGCAATTGCTGCACTTCTGAAAGCTGAAGGTTATATCGAAGATTTCGCTGTTGAAGGCGATGTAAAACCTGAACTGGAAGTTACGCTGAAGTATTTCCAAGCGAAGCCAGTAATCGAGCAAATCCAACGTGTTTCACGTCCTGGTCTGCGCGTCTATAAAAGAAAAGACGAGCTGCCATCAGTGATGGGCGGTCTGGGTGTTGCTGTCGTGTCCACTTCCAAGGGTCTGATGTCAGACCGTGCTGCCCGTAAAGCAGGTCTTGGTGGTGAAATCATTTGCTACGTAGCTTAA
- the rpsN gene encoding 30S ribosomal protein S14: protein MAKQSMKAREAKRAKLVAQYAEKRAALKAIISDVNVSEEERWDAVLKLQTLPRDSSASRQRNRCNQTGRPHGYLRKFGLSRIKVREACMKGEIPGLRKASW, encoded by the coding sequence ATGGCTAAACAATCAATGAAAGCACGTGAAGCAAAACGTGCAAAGCTTGTAGCTCAGTATGCTGAAAAGCGTGCAGCGTTAAAAGCTATCATCAGCGACGTAAACGTATCTGAAGAAGAACGTTGGGATGCTGTGCTGAAACTTCAAACGCTTCCTCGTGATTCAAGTGCATCACGTCAGCGTAACCGTTGTAACCAAACTGGTCGTCCACACGGTTACCTACGTAAGTTCGGTTTAAGCCGCATCAAAGTTCGTGAAGCTTGCATGAAAGGCGAGATTCCTGGACTTCGTAAGGCTAGCTGGTAA
- the rplE gene encoding 50S ribosomal protein L5 yields MAKLHDYYKSSVVAELTKQFGYTSVMQVPRIEKITLNMGVGEAINDKKLLENAAADMAAIAGQKPLVTKARKSVAGFKIREGYPIGCKVTLRGERMWDFLERLISIALPRVRDFRGVSAKSFDGRGNYSMGVREQIIFPEIDYDKVDRVRGLDVTITTSASNDEEGRALLAAFNFPFRK; encoded by the coding sequence ATGGCGAAACTGCATGATTACTACAAGTCGTCTGTAGTCGCTGAACTGACCAAACAGTTCGGTTACACAAGCGTCATGCAAGTCCCTAGGATTGAGAAAATCACCCTAAACATGGGCGTTGGTGAAGCTATCAACGATAAGAAACTGCTGGAAAATGCGGCAGCTGACATGGCGGCTATTGCTGGTCAAAAGCCTCTTGTCACTAAAGCACGCAAATCTGTTGCAGGTTTCAAAATCCGTGAAGGCTACCCAATTGGTTGTAAAGTAACCTTGCGTGGCGAACGTATGTGGGATTTTTTGGAGCGTTTAATTTCTATCGCTCTTCCACGTGTACGTGACTTCCGTGGTGTTAGCGCTAAGTCTTTTGACGGTCGCGGTAACTACAGCATGGGCGTTCGCGAGCAAATCATCTTCCCGGAAATCGACTACGATAAAGTCGATCGTGTACGCGGTCTTGATGTTACCATCACGACTAGTGCGTCCAATGATGAGGAAGGCCGTGCTCTGCTGGCTGCCTTTAACTTCCCATTCCGTAAGTAA